The proteins below are encoded in one region of Sedimentibacter sp. zth1:
- a CDS encoding recombinase family protein, with product MELSKTIYSTALYMRLSREDDDIKESSSISTQKKMLEAYANENNLIIYDEYIDDGFSGTNFERPAFKRMIQDIENKKVNLIITKDLSRLGRDYITTGQYTEIYFPEHSVRYIAINDAYDSDNEYNDIAPFKNVINEMYARDTSKKIKTAFKARMKDGKYIANFAPYGYTKAEDNKNRLVPDPIASVVVKDIFAMAKKGLRPIDIVRELESNNIMSPAVYKCTINSKLNVDTYTKHKQWTSATITKILKNIVYLGHTAQGKSSKINFKSKVTVQTPKAEWIIVENTHEPLVDQDTFDKVAQYRVTRTNKRTRNFKNIFSGIARCADCGRAMSSTGTRKKGAVANLVCGGYKLYGTKACTNHFIDYDTLYNIVLSELKKQINLSSSEKNDIVKIISKEFEVNSSDNNETVNSQRHLQKLNNRMTELDHIIKRIYEDNIIGKISDERFSKLLKDYENEQKSIKSMIDRFNVSNERVKEERKAYINFFKLVEEVANVDKLTPDLLYKLIEKIEIGQGVYVKTEQGKIKQQTVIIYYRFIGNIEENRYSIY from the coding sequence TTGGAATTAAGTAAAACAATTTATAGTACAGCACTTTACATGAGACTTTCACGAGAAGATGATGATATAAAAGAAAGTTCAAGTATATCCACTCAGAAAAAAATGCTTGAGGCATATGCAAATGAAAATAATTTGATTATATATGATGAATATATTGATGATGGATTTTCAGGAACAAATTTTGAAAGACCAGCCTTTAAAAGAATGATACAGGATATTGAAAATAAAAAGGTAAATTTGATTATAACTAAAGATTTATCACGTCTTGGAAGAGACTATATAACAACTGGTCAGTATACAGAGATTTACTTTCCTGAGCATAGCGTCAGATATATAGCAATCAATGATGCATATGATTCAGATAATGAATATAACGATATAGCACCATTTAAAAATGTTATAAATGAAATGTATGCCAGAGATACATCAAAGAAAATAAAGACAGCATTTAAGGCTCGTATGAAAGATGGTAAATATATAGCTAATTTTGCTCCTTATGGCTATACTAAGGCAGAAGATAATAAAAACAGACTTGTTCCTGATCCAATAGCCTCAGTTGTTGTTAAAGATATCTTTGCCATGGCTAAAAAAGGACTAAGACCTATAGATATAGTTAGAGAACTTGAAAGCAACAATATTATGTCTCCTGCAGTTTATAAATGTACAATAAATTCTAAATTGAATGTAGATACATACACAAAGCATAAGCAATGGACATCAGCAACGATAACCAAAATCCTTAAAAATATTGTATATTTAGGACATACAGCTCAGGGTAAATCAAGCAAAATAAATTTTAAGAGCAAAGTTACAGTTCAAACTCCAAAGGCTGAATGGATTATAGTTGAAAATACACATGAACCTTTAGTTGACCAAGATACTTTTGATAAAGTCGCACAGTACAGAGTTACAAGGACAAATAAAAGGACAAGGAACTTTAAAAACATATTCTCAGGTATAGCAAGATGCGCTGATTGTGGAAGAGCAATGTCATCCACTGGTACAAGAAAAAAAGGTGCAGTGGCTAATTTAGTTTGCGGTGGATATAAATTATATGGTACTAAAGCATGTACAAATCATTTTATTGATTATGATACTTTGTACAATATTGTTTTAAGTGAATTAAAAAAACAAATAAATTTGTCTTCAAGTGAAAAAAATGATATAGTAAAAATAATATCTAAAGAATTTGAAGTTAATTCATCTGATAATAATGAAACTGTTAATTCTCAGAGACATCTGCAAAAACTTAATAATCGAATGACTGAACTTGACCATATAATTAAACGAATATATGAAGATAACATTATCGGCAAAATTAGTGATGAAAGATTTTCAAAACTGCTTAAAGATTATGAGAACGAGCAAAAGAGTATTAAATCAATGATAGACAGATTTAATGTTTCTAATGAGAGAGTTAAGGAAGAAAGAAAAGCTTATATTAACTTTTTTAAGCTTGTTGAAGAAGTTGCTAATGTTGACAAACTAACTCCTGATTTGCTATATAAGTTAATTGAAAAAATTGAAATCGGACAGGGAGTATATGTGAAAACAGAGCAGGGCAAGATTAAGCAGCAAACCGTAATAATTTATTATAGATTCATTGGAAACATAGAAGAAAATAGGTATAGCATATATTAA
- a CDS encoding ferrous iron transporter B yields MGLTSQSTGKIAPEDIFYIKNDNNEFVIALAGNPNTGKSTVFNYLTGLKQHTGNWPGKTVSNARGGFNYNGNDYILVDLPGAYSLFTSSQDEAVAKEFICYGNHNAVIVVADATCIERNLNLVFQIMEITSNVILCLNLIDEAKKKNIQIDKERLENELGIPVILTAARNGTGMKDLKRCIEDVTVNKKVIKPHTVKYNDIIEKNVEIIIPILEKYNLSNPRYIALRILDGDNTFFNNIDNIDVILSEISEVIDIGINKSSIREEISKDNYVNAKLMKDKCVTEDKKKLYRDKKIDDILTSKVYGIPIMLCLLGIVLWITIQGANYPSQLLSNLLFGFENILTNLCIRLNVPEFIHGIFILGLYRTLAWVIAVMLPPMAIFFPLFTLLEDLGYLPRVAFNLDHQFKKACAHGKQCLCMCMVNICYTYFLLCFQ; encoded by the coding sequence ATGGGCTTAACTTCACAATCTACTGGCAAAATTGCGCCAGAGGATATTTTTTATATAAAAAATGATAACAATGAATTTGTAATAGCATTAGCAGGAAATCCAAACACGGGAAAAAGTACTGTATTTAACTACCTAACAGGATTGAAACAACACACTGGAAACTGGCCTGGCAAAACAGTTTCTAATGCAAGAGGGGGATTTAATTATAACGGTAATGATTATATTTTAGTTGACTTACCTGGCGCATATTCCTTGTTTACATCTTCACAAGATGAAGCAGTTGCTAAAGAATTTATTTGTTATGGAAATCATAACGCCGTAATAGTTGTGGCAGATGCTACTTGTATAGAAAGAAATTTGAATTTAGTTTTTCAGATTATGGAAATAACCTCAAATGTAATTTTATGCTTAAATCTCATAGATGAAGCTAAGAAGAAAAATATACAAATCGATAAAGAACGCTTGGAAAACGAACTTGGAATTCCTGTTATCTTAACAGCAGCAAGGAATGGAACAGGTATGAAAGATTTAAAAAGATGCATTGAAGATGTTACAGTAAATAAAAAGGTTATCAAACCACATACTGTAAAATACAATGATATTATAGAAAAAAACGTTGAAATAATTATACCTATATTAGAAAAATACAATTTATCAAATCCAAGATATATTGCATTAAGAATTCTTGATGGAGATAATACTTTCTTTAATAATATAGATAATATAGACGTAATATTAAGTGAAATTTCTGAAGTTATTGATATTGGTATTAATAAATCATCTATTCGAGAAGAAATTTCAAAGGATAACTATGTAAATGCAAAATTAATGAAGGATAAATGTGTTACTGAAGATAAGAAAAAACTTTATAGAGATAAAAAAATTGATGATATCCTAACGTCAAAAGTTTATGGAATTCCAATAATGTTATGTTTACTTGGCATAGTTCTTTGGATAACAATTCAAGGTGCTAACTATCCTTCGCAATTATTAAGTAATTTATTATTTGGATTTGAAAACATCTTAACAAATTTGTGTATAAGGCTAAATGTACCAGAATTTATACATGGAATTTTTATTTTAGGTTTATATAGAACACTAGCATGGGTTATAGCTGTTATGCTTCCACCTATGGCTATATTTTTCCCATTGTTTACTTTACTTGAGGATTTAGGGTATCTACCTAGAGTTGCATTTAACCTTGACCATCAATTTAAAAAAGCATGTGCACATGGGAAACAATGCCTATGCATGTGCATGGTTAATATATGCTATACCTATTTTCTTCTATGTTTCCAATGA
- a CDS encoding FeoA family protein yields the protein MKNLCEAIPGDIIRIVKNNTNSSLKERLLALGMTEGANIEVLRKGPKNNLTVYRIRGAMIALRNEETKYIYCN from the coding sequence ATGAAAAATTTATGTGAAGCCATACCAGGCGATATAATTAGAATTGTTAAAAACAATACTAATAGTTCTCTTAAAGAAAGACTTTTAGCACTTGGTATGACTGAAGGTGCTAATATAGAAGTGTTAAGAAAAGGACCTAAAAACAATCTAACTGTATATAGAATAAGGGGTGCAATGATAGCACTTAGAAATGAAGAAACTAAATATATTTATTGTAATTAA
- a CDS encoding metal-dependent transcriptional regulator — MNNNFYTFSEYLKNDNKVLTPSMEDYVEMIYRMSIENQNNGIRVSDLSSALNVKPPSTTKMIKRLYELDICKYKKHEAIVLTKNGVNLGEYLLDRHNIVNFFLEKLGVEKTLFEQTEKIEHVINSETLECIKMYLQNNI; from the coding sequence ATGAATAATAATTTTTATACATTTAGTGAGTACTTAAAAAATGACAATAAAGTTTTAACTCCATCTATGGAAGACTATGTAGAAATGATTTATAGAATGAGTATTGAAAATCAGAATAATGGTATTAGAGTTAGTGATTTATCTAGTGCTTTAAATGTTAAACCACCTTCTACTACTAAAATGATAAAAAGACTTTATGAGTTAGACATATGTAAATATAAGAAGCATGAAGCAATTGTTCTTACAAAAAACGGAGTGAATTTGGGGGAGTATTTATTGGATAGACATAACATAGTAAATTTTTTTTTGGAAAAACTTGGAGTGGAAAAAACTCTATTCGAGCAAACAGAAAAAATAGAGCATGTAATCAATTCAGAAACATTAGAGTGCATTAAAATGTATTTACAAAATAATATATAA
- a CDS encoding cation diffusion facilitator family transporter, producing the protein MINTLLKLFVKNYNDVKNANVRERYGRFSSILGIICNVLLCTSKIIVGFLFNNISITADGINNLSDASSSVITLVGFKLSNKPADKDHPFGHARIEYISGLIVTFIILFLGIELIKTSFDKILHPEESSFSVILLIILVLSIIIKLFLCYVNNNLGNKINSTTIKATAKDSLNDVLSTSAVLISVIITKLTGLKIDGYVGMLVAVIIIFSGIDILRDILNPLLGEPPDRELIDNIVDKILCYEGVLNLHDLVVHSYGPNKYFATVHVEVSASEDILISHDMIDNIERDIHKDLDINLVIHLDPIVTNDKETNKLKEIVNNIVSNLGCNYSMHDFRLVKGHTHTNVLFDIVIPNECDKTPDELTCSISQEIKKININYYPVITIDKNYNTK; encoded by the coding sequence ATGATTAATACATTACTTAAACTATTTGTTAAAAATTATAATGATGTTAAGAATGCAAATGTTCGTGAAAGATATGGAAGGTTTAGCAGTATTTTAGGTATAATTTGCAATGTATTACTATGCACAAGTAAAATTATTGTTGGTTTTCTATTTAATAATATTTCTATAACTGCCGATGGTATTAATAACCTTTCTGATGCCAGCTCATCAGTTATTACACTTGTAGGTTTTAAACTTTCAAATAAGCCCGCTGATAAAGATCATCCATTTGGTCATGCAAGAATAGAGTACATTTCAGGTTTAATAGTAACATTTATTATATTATTTTTGGGTATTGAACTAATAAAAACATCATTTGATAAAATACTTCATCCAGAAGAAAGTAGTTTTAGTGTAATACTGCTTATCATTTTAGTTTTATCTATAATTATCAAGCTATTTTTATGCTATGTAAACAATAATTTGGGTAACAAAATAAATTCTACTACAATTAAGGCCACAGCAAAGGACAGCCTAAATGATGTTTTATCTACATCCGCAGTTCTAATTTCAGTTATTATCACTAAGCTAACAGGTTTGAAAATAGACGGATATGTTGGTATGCTTGTTGCAGTTATAATTATTTTTTCTGGTATTGATATTTTAAGGGATATTTTAAATCCACTTTTAGGTGAACCCCCAGACAGAGAACTAATCGATAATATTGTTGATAAAATATTATGCTACGAAGGCGTTCTTAATTTGCATGATTTAGTTGTTCATAGCTATGGTCCAAACAAATACTTTGCCACAGTACATGTTGAAGTTTCTGCAAGTGAGGACATCCTAATAAGTCATGACATGATTGATAATATTGAAAGAGATATACACAAAGATCTAGATATTAATCTTGTAATACATCTTGACCCTATTGTAACTAACGATAAAGAAACAAACAAATTAAAAGAAATTGTTAATAACATAGTGAGTAATTTAGGTTGTAACTACTCAATGCATGACTTTAGATTGGTAAAAGGTCATACACATACAAATGTACTTTTTGATATAGTTATACCAAATGAATGCGATAAAACTCCCGACGAATTAACGTGTAGTATATCACAAGAAATAAAAAAAATTAATATTAACTATTATCCAGTTATAACAATTGATAAAAATTACAACACAAAATAA